The Exiguobacterium mexicanum genome includes a window with the following:
- a CDS encoding ABC transporter permease has translation MFHNFGPLYSFTLRSKLRSKAFLISTLLTILFIFGFTNIDRLLANFEDTDQAQAILVTENNELTTLMQSLGYEDIESAAISESEARAGLDNGDYEIVAFIEGDSARVLSERPEPDFTTVLQTALREIRNAELIETSNIDPAVLAALNEPVTVEESYLGRGGENSDELFSSFAFVYVMLMLLYVSIITYGSMISTEVTTEKSSRVMELIISTTHPVTHMLAKISAIGTLALLQIAIFLGFGYFSARSNEMAQSVIDNAGNVRAVVYLLTFFTLGYLLYAAMFAVLGSLVSRVEESQQMTMPVIMLLVAGFLAAMFGLNNPEAPIVTILSYVPFFTPMLMFLRVMLVDVPVWEVALSIGIMIATIGVILWVGSKFYRGGVLFYGNNAIKQWRQILQNRQ, from the coding sequence ATGTTTCATAACTTCGGACCACTTTACTCGTTCACGTTACGCTCGAAACTGCGCTCGAAGGCGTTCCTCATCTCGACGTTGTTGACGATCCTGTTCATCTTCGGTTTCACGAACATCGACCGATTGCTCGCGAACTTCGAGGATACCGACCAGGCCCAAGCCATCCTCGTCACTGAAAACAACGAACTGACGACGCTCATGCAGTCGCTCGGTTATGAAGACATCGAATCGGCCGCAATCTCCGAGTCCGAGGCGCGTGCTGGCCTCGACAATGGGGATTATGAGATTGTCGCCTTCATCGAGGGCGATTCGGCCCGCGTTCTATCGGAACGGCCAGAACCGGACTTCACGACGGTCCTCCAGACGGCGCTCCGCGAAATCCGGAACGCCGAACTGATCGAGACGTCGAACATCGATCCGGCCGTCCTCGCGGCGTTGAATGAACCTGTCACGGTCGAAGAGTCGTATCTCGGCCGCGGCGGAGAGAACTCGGACGAACTGTTCTCGTCATTCGCGTTCGTCTACGTCATGCTCATGTTGCTCTACGTCTCAATCATCACGTACGGCTCGATGATTTCGACCGAGGTCACGACCGAGAAGTCGTCACGCGTCATGGAGCTGATCATCTCGACGACGCATCCGGTGACGCACATGCTCGCCAAAATCTCGGCCATCGGGACGCTCGCGTTGCTTCAAATCGCGATTTTCCTCGGCTTCGGGTACTTCAGCGCCCGCAGTAACGAGATGGCCCAGTCGGTCATCGATAACGCCGGCAACGTCCGGGCCGTCGTCTACCTGTTGACGTTCTTCACGCTCGGCTACCTCCTCTATGCGGCCATGTTCGCCGTACTCGGCTCACTCGTCAGCCGGGTCGAAGAATCGCAACAGATGACGATGCCGGTCATCATGCTGCTTGTCGCCGGGTTCCTCGCCGCCATGTTCGGCTTGAACAACCCGGAAGCACCGATCGTCACGATTTTGTCGTACGTACCGTTCTTCACGCCGATGCTCATGTTCCTTCGTGTCATGCTCGTCGATGTGCCGGTATGGGAAGTCGCGTTGTCAATCGGCATCATGATTGCCACGATCGGTGTGATTTTGTGGGTCGGCTCGAAATTTTATCGCGGCGGCGTCCTATTCTACGGCAACAACGCGATTAAACAATGGCGACAAATATTACAGAATCGACAATAA
- a CDS encoding aldo/keto reductase, which yields MNRIPHTLILAALKQHVAELPDGREMRALGQGTWRMGEDESKREAEIEALRTGLDCGLHVIDTAEMYGEGKSESLVGEAIQDRREDVFLVSKVYPHNAGGDKLVQACDATLERLGTDYLDLYLLHWRGNIPLEETVDGLEQLKADGKIRAWGVSNFDVDDMKELLALPKGKHCAVNQVLYHLGSRGVEYDLLPFLQEQGIPMMAYAPLAEGSDVKEKVFNDETVNRIAEAYSATPAQILLAWTVRSGNVIAIPKAGQKAHVEENGAALLLNLTEDDFNALDEAFPPPSQKEPLDVI from the coding sequence ATGAACCGCATTCCACATACATTAATTTTGGCGGCACTGAAACAACACGTGGCTGAATTGCCAGACGGGCGTGAGATGAGGGCCCTCGGGCAAGGCACATGGCGCATGGGAGAAGACGAATCGAAACGGGAAGCCGAGATCGAGGCACTCCGGACGGGACTCGACTGCGGGTTGCACGTCATCGATACTGCGGAGATGTACGGGGAAGGGAAATCGGAGTCGCTCGTCGGTGAAGCGATTCAAGACCGGCGGGAAGACGTGTTCCTCGTCTCGAAAGTGTATCCGCATAACGCCGGGGGCGACAAACTCGTCCAAGCTTGTGACGCGACGCTCGAACGGCTCGGTACGGACTACCTCGACTTATATCTCCTGCATTGGCGCGGGAACATCCCGCTCGAGGAGACGGTCGACGGGCTCGAACAGTTGAAGGCGGACGGTAAGATCCGAGCGTGGGGTGTCTCGAACTTTGATGTCGACGACATGAAAGAACTGCTCGCCTTGCCGAAGGGGAAACATTGCGCGGTCAACCAAGTGCTCTATCATCTCGGCAGCCGCGGCGTCGAATACGACTTGTTGCCATTTTTACAGGAGCAAGGAATCCCGATGATGGCTTACGCCCCGCTCGCGGAAGGCAGCGACGTGAAAGAGAAAGTCTTCAACGACGAGACGGTGAACCGGATCGCCGAGGCGTACAGTGCGACGCCGGCCCAAATTTTGCTTGCGTGGACGGTGCGGAGCGGAAACGTCATCGCCATCCCGAAAGCGGGGCAGAAAGCGCACGTCGAAGAGAACGGCGCGGCGTTGCTCCTCAACTTGACCGAGGACGACTTCAACGCGCTCGACGAGGCGTTCCCGCCACCGAGCCAAAAAGAACCATTAGATGTGATTTGA
- a CDS encoding M3 family oligoendopeptidase has translation MTTFTKLSYERPDLDVLNSRLSDYSVELQQASTLEEANELIRQINQERNAFETQSQLVAIRHSIDTRDAFYEAEQTFFDDALPVYEKEVQAYYRVLTEHDLRSQLEQEWGSQLFELAERALKTFEESLIPKLQEENRLATAYQKVMSAAQIEFDGKTLNLSQFGPYLQSPDRSVRKAASEARYTYLADNGDELDRIYGELVRVRTDIAHALGFPSFVELGYVRMQRVGYDESNVDNFRKQVRDVIVPLATTLKEKQAKRIGVDSLTYYDESFVFPDGNATPQGDEAFIIEGGNTMYRELSKETDEFFQFMQQRGALDLTAKPGKAGGGYCTYLPSEGLPFIFSNFNGTAGDIDVLTHEVGHAFQVYESRHLTTPEYAFPTYEACEIHSMSMEFFCWPWMELFFGDQVDKYKFNHLAGSITFLPYGVLVDEFQHVVYRNPDMTVAERRQAWRDLEKVYLPHRDYETNDYLETGAWWHQQGHIFQSPFYYIDYTLAQVCAFQFWVRMHEDREAAWSDYLTLCQAGGSRSFLELVELAGLKSPFEDGVLKQTVGQIEDYLLKHPLAN, from the coding sequence ATGACGACTTTCACAAAATTGTCATATGAACGGCCCGATTTGGACGTTTTGAACAGCCGATTGTCGGACTATTCAGTCGAATTGCAACAAGCGAGCACACTCGAAGAGGCGAACGAATTGATTCGCCAAATCAACCAGGAACGGAACGCGTTCGAGACGCAAAGTCAACTCGTCGCAATCCGCCACTCGATCGATACGCGTGATGCGTTCTACGAGGCCGAGCAGACATTTTTTGACGATGCGTTACCGGTTTACGAGAAAGAGGTCCAAGCGTATTACCGCGTCTTGACCGAGCACGACCTGCGCAGCCAACTCGAACAGGAATGGGGCAGCCAGTTGTTCGAACTCGCCGAGCGCGCACTCAAAACGTTCGAGGAGTCGCTCATCCCGAAACTGCAGGAAGAGAACCGATTGGCGACCGCCTATCAGAAAGTCATGTCGGCGGCCCAAATCGAATTCGACGGCAAGACGCTCAACTTGTCCCAGTTCGGCCCGTATCTTCAGTCTCCTGACCGCTCGGTACGAAAAGCGGCATCCGAGGCCCGTTATACATATCTGGCCGACAACGGAGACGAACTCGACCGCATCTACGGCGAACTCGTCCGCGTCCGGACCGACATCGCGCACGCGCTCGGCTTCCCGTCGTTCGTCGAGCTCGGTTACGTCCGGATGCAACGTGTCGGCTATGACGAGTCGAACGTCGACAACTTCCGCAAACAAGTGCGCGACGTCATCGTCCCGCTCGCGACGACGTTAAAAGAGAAGCAGGCGAAACGGATCGGCGTCGATTCGCTCACGTACTACGACGAGTCGTTCGTCTTCCCAGACGGCAACGCGACGCCACAGGGCGACGAGGCGTTCATCATCGAAGGCGGGAACACGATGTATCGTGAACTCTCAAAAGAGACGGACGAGTTCTTCCAGTTCATGCAACAGCGCGGCGCCCTCGACTTGACGGCGAAACCGGGCAAGGCCGGCGGCGGTTACTGCACGTACCTCCCGTCGGAAGGTCTGCCATTCATCTTCTCGAACTTCAACGGGACGGCCGGCGATATCGACGTGCTCACGCACGAGGTCGGTCACGCCTTCCAAGTGTACGAGAGCCGTCATTTGACGACGCCGGAATACGCATTCCCGACATACGAGGCGTGTGAGATCCACTCGATGTCGATGGAGTTCTTCTGCTGGCCATGGATGGAACTGTTCTTCGGCGACCAAGTCGACAAATACAAGTTCAATCACTTGGCAGGAAGCATCACGTTCCTCCCGTACGGCGTCCTCGTCGACGAGTTCCAGCACGTCGTCTACCGCAACCCTGACATGACGGTCGCTGAGCGTCGCCAGGCATGGCGTGACCTTGAGAAGGTGTACTTGCCGCACCGTGACTATGAGACGAACGACTACCTCGAGACAGGCGCTTGGTGGCACCAACAAGGACACATCTTCCAGAGCCCGTTCTACTACATCGACTACACGCTCGCGCAAGTGTGCGCCTTCCAATTCTGGGTGCGCATGCATGAGGACCGTGAGGCGGCGTGGAGCGATTACCTCACGCTCTGCCAAGCCGGCGGCAGCCGCTCGTTCCTCGAGCTCGTCGAATTGGCCGGTCTCAAGTCGCCGTTCGAGGACGGCGTGTTGAAACAGACGGTCGGACAGATTGAAGACTATCTATTGAAACACCCATTAGCGAACTAA
- a CDS encoding Asp23/Gls24 family envelope stress response protein: MPYENGMHSTEGDVNVSRHVVEMIAAVAVKETKHVSFTQEDTKLSERALMKHVKVDESSEGVTINLSLYIAYGQSIVKTVTAVQERITQDMDTMLAMTPLSVNVKVVGIQL, encoded by the coding sequence ATGCCATACGAAAATGGAATGCATAGCACAGAAGGAGACGTCAACGTCTCACGTCACGTCGTCGAAATGATCGCCGCAGTCGCGGTCAAAGAGACGAAACACGTGTCGTTCACGCAAGAAGATACGAAACTGTCGGAGCGTGCGCTCATGAAGCACGTCAAAGTCGACGAATCGTCAGAAGGCGTCACGATCAACTTGTCGCTCTACATCGCTTACGGTCAATCGATCGTCAAGACGGTGACAGCCGTACAAGAACGCATCACGCAAGACATGGATACGATGCTCGCGATGACACCGCTATCGGTCAACGTGAAAGTCGTCGGCATCCAGTTGTAA
- a CDS encoding VOC family protein, which produces MTKQSAGIHHISAMVKDPQRTLDFYGNVLGLRFVKQTVNFDDPGTYHFYFGDEQGSPGTVITFFPIPGIGKGSVGSGQVGVTAYLVPEGSLLFWEKRLNDHGVGTVATERFGEPSLLFEDPDGLVVELVARASSKQTSWVVPGVTSAEAITGFAGATLLSKDPEATVRLLTGLFGFETVGEDSEWIRLQASADYGNVIDVKKTILPNGVPGSGTVHHIAWRVNDGEDYTTWQDAIFELGLRPTEVKERHYFRSVYFHDAGRILHELATDAPGFLIDESLEGLGSTLQLPAWFEQDRDAITRTLPTITIPRGDMT; this is translated from the coding sequence ATGACGAAGCAATCAGCGGGTATCCATCACATCTCGGCGATGGTGAAAGACCCACAACGCACATTAGACTTTTACGGGAATGTCCTCGGACTCCGGTTCGTCAAACAGACGGTCAACTTCGATGACCCGGGCACGTACCATTTCTATTTTGGGGACGAGCAAGGGTCACCGGGGACGGTCATCACGTTCTTCCCGATTCCAGGGATCGGCAAAGGCAGCGTCGGCAGTGGACAAGTCGGGGTCACGGCTTATCTCGTCCCGGAAGGCAGTCTCTTATTTTGGGAGAAACGATTGAACGACCATGGCGTCGGCACGGTCGCAACTGAACGGTTCGGCGAGCCGTCGCTCTTGTTTGAAGACCCGGACGGACTCGTCGTCGAGCTCGTCGCCCGGGCGAGTTCGAAACAGACGAGTTGGGTCGTGCCGGGCGTGACATCAGCTGAAGCAATCACCGGTTTTGCCGGAGCGACGCTGTTGTCGAAAGACCCTGAGGCGACGGTCCGCTTGTTGACGGGACTGTTTGGCTTTGAGACGGTAGGGGAAGATTCAGAATGGATTCGCCTACAAGCCTCGGCCGACTACGGCAACGTCATCGACGTGAAAAAGACCATCTTGCCGAACGGGGTGCCCGGTTCGGGGACGGTCCATCATATCGCGTGGCGCGTCAATGACGGGGAAGACTACACGACGTGGCAAGACGCCATCTTCGAGCTCGGGCTCCGTCCGACCGAAGTGAAAGAGCGCCACTACTTCCGCTCGGTCTACTTCCATGACGCCGGCCGAATTCTTCATGAACTGGCGACCGATGCGCCCGGCTTTTTGATCGATGAGAGTTTGGAGGGCCTCGGCTCGACGCTCCAGCTCCCGGCATGGTTCGAACAAGACCGTGACGCGATCACCCGTACGTTACCGACAATTACAATCCCGAGAGGAGACATGACATGA
- a CDS encoding ABC transporter ATP-binding protein → MTLQIDRVSKQFGDFTAVDDLSFHVPKGEMFGLLGANGAGKTTTFRMILDILKPSDGTILWDGRKVDHRIVGYLPEERGLYPKSPVRDQLVFLASLKGMRQAEAKRAVKSWLERLEIPQYETMRVEQLSKGNQQKIQLVAALLHNPELLILDEPFSGLDPVNVEILKREVLALRDAGTTIVFSSHRMEHVEELCQHIGILKGGRAVVSGDVPTIKERYAEPVLFIETDRPDVLQALPVVRAVEPHKDGHFVRLDSFDDSDAVLGALVANGAAITTFMRQPVSLNDIFIKEVGQHVS, encoded by the coding sequence ATGACGTTACAAATCGATCGTGTGTCAAAACAGTTCGGTGACTTCACCGCTGTCGACGACTTGAGCTTCCACGTCCCGAAAGGCGAGATGTTTGGCCTGCTCGGGGCGAACGGGGCTGGGAAGACGACGACGTTCCGCATGATTCTCGACATTCTAAAACCGAGTGACGGGACGATTCTCTGGGACGGCCGAAAAGTCGACCACCGCATCGTCGGCTATCTGCCGGAAGAACGGGGCCTCTATCCGAAGTCACCCGTCCGGGACCAGCTCGTCTTTTTAGCAAGCTTGAAAGGAATGCGCCAAGCCGAGGCGAAACGGGCGGTCAAGTCATGGCTCGAACGACTCGAAATCCCGCAGTATGAGACGATGCGCGTCGAACAACTGTCCAAAGGGAACCAGCAGAAGATTCAACTCGTGGCCGCCCTGCTCCACAACCCGGAGCTGCTCATCCTCGATGAACCGTTCAGTGGGCTCGACCCGGTCAACGTCGAGATCTTGAAACGTGAAGTGCTCGCCCTCCGCGACGCCGGGACGACGATCGTCTTCTCGAGCCACCGGATGGAGCACGTCGAGGAGCTGTGCCAACACATCGGCATCTTGAAAGGCGGCCGCGCGGTCGTCAGCGGCGACGTGCCGACGATCAAGGAACGTTACGCTGAACCGGTGCTCTTTATCGAGACGGACCGACCTGACGTGCTCCAAGCCCTCCCGGTCGTCCGGGCGGTCGAACCACATAAGGATGGCCACTTCGTCCGGCTCGACTCGTTCGACGACAGCGATGCGGTGCTCGGTGCCCTCGTGGCGAACGGGGCCGCCATCACGACGTTCATGCGCCAGCCCGTCTCATTAAACGACATCTTCATCAAGGAGGTCGGCCAACATGTTTCATAA
- a CDS encoding SMI1/KNR4 family protein, with amino-acid sequence MIAVQVLKRRLVNNRLDVQLEEGYVNQLTFSFNGPATATELERLPKETPVAVRSWLTEQNGAKLFEDPEYGGAIELFSIEDILEHQQLWDCPARFLPIGAGRDGEWMVCEYISETDNRMWIGEFLSFDEEGAKLNRLPFNFSQWLDYVIVAQGASFWDWYRA; translated from the coding sequence ATGATTGCTGTTCAAGTACTGAAACGACGGTTGGTGAACAACCGGCTCGATGTCCAGTTAGAAGAAGGATACGTGAATCAACTGACATTCTCCTTCAACGGTCCAGCTACTGCGACGGAGTTAGAGCGGTTGCCGAAAGAAACACCGGTAGCGGTCCGTTCATGGTTAACCGAACAGAACGGTGCCAAACTGTTCGAAGACCCGGAATACGGCGGAGCAATCGAATTGTTCTCGATCGAGGACATCCTTGAGCACCAACAATTATGGGACTGTCCGGCGCGTTTTCTACCGATAGGGGCGGGGCGTGACGGAGAATGGATGGTTTGTGAATACATAAGTGAGACGGACAATCGGATGTGGATTGGAGAATTTTTGAGCTTTGATGAAGAGGGCGCTAAATTGAACCGCTTGCCGTTCAACTTTTCACAATGGTTGGACTATGTGATTGTGGCACAAGGTGCTTCATTTTGGGATTGGTATCGAGCATAA
- a CDS encoding Lrp/AsnC family transcriptional regulator, with amino-acid sequence MLKIDDIDRLLLHELTNDSRLSMSELGRRINLSAPSVGERVRRLESFGVIKGYTINIDHELLGRPIQCLIEATVKNGNYEAFTQFLGQQSNVSFCYRISGSACYMLKMQFATFAEAEQFIDAAIPYAQTVTHFIFSEVKTQQQVSP; translated from the coding sequence ATGCTAAAAATCGACGATATCGACCGTCTCCTCTTACATGAACTAACAAACGACAGCCGCCTCTCGATGAGCGAACTCGGGCGCCGCATCAATTTATCGGCTCCGTCCGTCGGCGAACGCGTCCGCCGACTCGAGTCATTTGGCGTCATCAAAGGCTACACGATTAATATCGATCATGAATTGCTTGGTCGACCGATTCAATGTCTCATCGAGGCGACCGTGAAGAACGGGAACTATGAGGCGTTCACTCAGTTTTTGGGTCAGCAGTCGAACGTGTCATTCTGTTATCGCATCTCCGGGAGCGCCTGCTATATGCTGAAGATGCAATTTGCGACGTTCGCCGAGGCCGAGCAGTTCATCGATGCGGCCATCCCTTACGCCCAGACCGTCACACATTTCATCTTCTCCGAGGTCAAGACGCAACAACAGGTGAGCCCGTGA
- a CDS encoding helix-turn-helix domain-containing protein: MDGKNAPYRGYGNRIRILRERAGISVEALADRIGVAPYFIRRTELSEVYPTMPYIEALAEALKIDANYLARHIWTGESLKVLMKGTVPELEQMKLAYDEAMHGKSTEDMQRQLEARMRIFDLMHEEELRRIFAEDEEPTTHHALEALVDAVLDLGRSHEPTHRIVPFARYIEQLVPDQFVDNSFQYTEFGVVDKSYKLQ, encoded by the coding sequence ATGGATGGAAAAAACGCACCGTACCGGGGTTATGGGAATCGGATTCGAATATTACGTGAGCGGGCCGGCATCTCGGTCGAGGCACTCGCCGACCGCATCGGCGTCGCCCCGTACTTTATTCGCCGGACCGAACTGAGTGAAGTCTACCCGACGATGCCTTACATAGAGGCGCTCGCCGAGGCGCTCAAGATCGACGCGAACTATTTGGCCCGCCATATTTGGACGGGCGAGTCGCTCAAAGTGCTCATGAAAGGGACGGTCCCAGAACTTGAACAAATGAAGCTCGCCTACGATGAGGCGATGCACGGCAAGTCGACCGAGGACATGCAGCGGCAGCTGGAGGCACGCATGCGCATCTTCGACCTCATGCATGAGGAAGAACTCCGTCGCATCTTCGCCGAAGACGAGGAACCGACGACACATCATGCGCTCGAGGCGCTCGTCGATGCCGTGCTCGACCTGGGACGCTCGCACGAACCGACGCATCGGATCGTGCCGTTCGCCCGCTATATCGAGCAGCTCGTACCGGACCAGTTCGTCGACAACTCGTTCCAATATACAGAGTTCGGGGTCGTCGATAAATCGTATAAATTGCAGTGA
- a CDS encoding carboxymuconolactone decarboxylase family protein, which translates to MSRIQPAVIGKTPFERLLGHDEGVMRQWSALGDTLTGEGRLSAELKEQVRRTLAQQNGCDYCQAKGKPEPHMFDERTALAVGFADVFLQLKGDMPASSIRVLQDVFTDAEISELCAFIAFMTASQYVGAMLGLERENPLTLT; encoded by the coding sequence ATGAGTCGAATCCAACCAGCTGTCATCGGAAAGACGCCGTTCGAACGATTGCTCGGGCATGACGAGGGTGTGATGCGACAGTGGTCAGCGCTCGGAGACACGTTAACGGGCGAGGGGAGACTGTCCGCCGAGTTGAAAGAACAGGTACGACGGACGCTCGCCCAACAAAACGGCTGTGACTACTGCCAGGCGAAAGGAAAGCCTGAACCGCATATGTTCGACGAACGGACGGCACTCGCCGTTGGGTTCGCCGATGTATTTTTACAACTGAAAGGCGACATGCCGGCCTCATCAATTCGTGTGCTCCAAGACGTCTTCACGGATGCCGAGATCAGTGAACTTTGCGCTTTTATCGCCTTCATGACGGCCTCGCAATACGTCGGTGCCATGCTCGGGCTGGAACGCGAAAACCCACTCACGCTGACGTGA
- a CDS encoding alpha/beta hydrolase, with translation MIHQFIQGTTETTLVLLHGTGGTEQDLIPLARRLAPEANILTLRGDVLENGMSRFFRRHAEGVLDLEDLKQQTERFLTFLDDAAAEYGIDRDQMIPLGYSNGANLIGSALYRKNAFHASLLFHPMVPDRSLTLPDLTGANVFISAGERDPICPKTETEELTSTLRNAGADVELFYHEGGHELRMEEVEAAQTWLAPYLG, from the coding sequence ATGATACATCAATTCATTCAAGGCACGACCGAGACGACACTCGTTTTATTGCACGGCACAGGGGGGACGGAGCAGGACTTGATTCCGCTTGCACGAAGACTCGCTCCCGAGGCGAACATTTTGACGCTCCGTGGGGACGTGCTCGAGAACGGCATGTCTCGCTTCTTCCGCCGTCACGCGGAAGGGGTCCTTGACCTCGAGGACTTGAAGCAGCAGACGGAACGGTTCTTGACGTTCTTGGATGATGCGGCGGCGGAATATGGCATCGACCGCGACCAGATGATCCCGCTCGGCTATTCGAACGGGGCCAACTTGATCGGATCGGCGCTTTACCGGAAGAATGCGTTCCACGCATCCCTTTTGTTCCACCCGATGGTGCCCGACCGTTCACTCACGTTGCCAGACCTTACGGGGGCGAACGTGTTCATCTCGGCCGGGGAGCGTGACCCGATTTGCCCGAAAACAGAAACAGAAGAGCTCACATCGACGCTCCGAAATGCCGGAGCGGACGTTGAACTCTTCTATCACGAAGGCGGGCACGAGCTGCGTATGGAAGAAGTCGAGGCAGCACAGACCTGGCTGGCGCCGTATCTCGGTTAA
- a CDS encoding acyltransferase family protein, producing the protein MRNHWYDNIKGVLVLLVVFGHLLTDVRGAYDDILPKWVYLFLYTFHMPLFIMLSGYFFRENRYLRVIQLFVVYVIWQVILGSWFAFTEGIPLLSLENPGLILLKPYWALWYLMAIIIWYVITPYVTQLKGYVLYALLFALLFGFQAESTGFFALRKVIMFYPFFLIGNWMSARNTMNFFELPKRAEQRNRYRIGGFAVFTALTLGLLASMSLQNESAFYHIGNLFKFRFAYETAVPEAIWSGPFAFLIVYTVSILMAISFALIIPGRELPVITRAGKYSLYIYLVHVFLVVAWKAFVPAGFMPTSWLQLLVLFGVAFLIVLLIISPPVVKLLKPLVEIDVRRAQDVKDAKP; encoded by the coding sequence ATGCGAAATCATTGGTACGATAATATTAAAGGCGTGCTCGTCTTGCTCGTCGTGTTCGGTCACTTGTTGACGGACGTGCGCGGTGCTTACGACGACATCTTGCCGAAATGGGTCTATTTATTCTTATACACGTTCCACATGCCATTATTCATTATGCTGAGCGGTTACTTCTTCCGGGAGAACCGCTATTTGCGCGTCATCCAGCTGTTCGTCGTCTACGTCATCTGGCAAGTAATCCTCGGCTCATGGTTTGCCTTCACCGAGGGCATCCCGCTCTTGTCGCTCGAGAACCCGGGACTGATTCTATTGAAGCCGTATTGGGCGCTCTGGTACTTGATGGCGATCATCATCTGGTACGTCATCACCCCGTATGTGACCCAGTTGAAAGGATACGTGCTGTACGCGCTCCTATTCGCGCTCTTGTTCGGCTTCCAAGCTGAATCGACCGGCTTCTTCGCCCTGCGGAAAGTCATCATGTTCTATCCGTTCTTCTTGATCGGGAACTGGATGAGCGCGCGGAACACGATGAACTTCTTCGAACTGCCGAAGCGGGCCGAGCAACGGAACCGGTATCGGATCGGCGGATTTGCCGTCTTCACGGCGCTCACGCTCGGGCTGCTCGCCTCGATGAGTCTTCAGAACGAGAGCGCGTTCTATCATATCGGCAACTTGTTCAAGTTCCGGTTCGCCTATGAGACGGCGGTGCCGGAGGCGATCTGGAGCGGGCCGTTCGCCTTCTTGATCGTCTATACGGTATCGATCCTCATGGCGATCAGTTTCGCACTCATCATCCCGGGGCGCGAGCTACCGGTCATCACTCGGGCCGGAAAGTACAGTCTCTACATTTATTTGGTGCACGTCTTCCTCGTCGTCGCCTGGAAGGCGTTCGTGCCGGCTGGGTTCATGCCGACGTCATGGCTCCAATTGCTCGTCTTGTTCGGTGTCGCCTTCTTGATTGTCCTATTGATCATCAGCCCGCCGGTCGTCAAGCTATTGAAGCCGCTCGTCGAGATCGACGTCCGCCGTGCCCAAGATGTGAAAGATGCAAAACCGTAA
- a CDS encoding PTS sugar transporter subunit IIA, which yields MGFFKKLFGGKEEQLNAVSPLTGKVIDITNVPDQVFSQKMMGDGIAVEPTDGKVVSPVNGTIATVFPTKHAIGINADNGAEYLIHIGLDTVNLKGEGFETHVTEGQAVKAGDTLVTFDLDFIKANAPSTITPVIITNHDSFGVNKLVAEGDTVTAGSTEVVELTKK from the coding sequence ATGGGATTCTTTAAAAAACTATTTGGTGGTAAAGAAGAACAACTTAACGCGGTTTCACCGCTTACAGGGAAGGTCATTGACATCACGAACGTTCCTGACCAAGTGTTCTCGCAAAAAATGATGGGTGACGGCATCGCAGTCGAACCGACAGACGGCAAAGTCGTCTCGCCGGTCAACGGTACAATCGCGACTGTCTTCCCGACAAAACACGCAATTGGAATCAACGCTGACAACGGTGCAGAGTACTTGATTCACATCGGTCTCGATACGGTCAATCTTAAAGGTGAAGGCTTCGAAACGCACGTGACAGAAGGTCAGGCCGTCAAAGCTGGCGACACGCTCGTCACGTTCGACCTCGACTTCATCAAAGCGAACGCGCCGTCGACGATCACACCGGTGATCATCACGAACCACGACAGCTTCGGCGTGAACAAACTCGTTGCTGAAGGCGACACGGTCACAGCCGGTTCTACAGAAGTCGTCGAATTGACGAAAAAATAA